In the Ramlibacter tataouinensis TTB310 genome, one interval contains:
- a CDS encoding 3'-5' exonuclease yields MPRTAVIDFETTGLSPTQGDRATEVAIVLMEGDRVVDRFQSLMNAGVRIPPFIEAYTGISNAMVAGAPRAEAVMAEAARFVGDTPLVAHNASFDRRFWQSELARAGCQARQPFACTLLLSRRLYPQAPSHKLGSLAAFHALPSSGRAHRALADAEVAAALLAQIRHDLRRQYGMAECRHELLVQVQGAPRKSLPAVVERYRQAG; encoded by the coding sequence ATGCCCCGCACCGCCGTCATCGACTTCGAAACCACCGGCCTGTCGCCCACGCAGGGCGACCGCGCCACCGAGGTGGCCATCGTGCTGATGGAGGGCGACCGGGTGGTGGACCGGTTCCAGTCGCTGATGAACGCGGGCGTGCGCATCCCGCCCTTCATCGAGGCGTACACCGGCATCAGCAACGCCATGGTCGCCGGCGCGCCGCGGGCCGAGGCGGTGATGGCCGAGGCGGCGCGCTTCGTGGGCGACACGCCCCTGGTGGCGCACAACGCCTCGTTCGACCGGCGCTTCTGGCAATCCGAGCTGGCGCGCGCCGGGTGCCAGGCGCGGCAACCCTTTGCCTGCACCCTGCTGCTGTCGCGCCGGCTGTACCCACAGGCGCCCAGCCACAAGCTGGGCTCGTTGGCCGCTTTTCATGCGCTGCCCTCGTCGGGCCGCGCGCACCGGGCCCTGGCCGACGCCGAGGTGGCGGCCGCGCTGCTGGCGCAGATCCGCCACGACCTGCGGCGCCAGTACGGCATGGCCGAGTGCCGGCACGAGCTGCTGGTCCAGGTGCAGGGCGCGCCGCGCAAGTCCCTGCCCGCGGTGGTGGAGCGGTACCGGCAGGCGGGGTGA
- the queC gene encoding 7-cyano-7-deazaguanine synthase QueC, translated as MPHTRVLVLFSGGQDSATCLAWALDRYEHVETVGFDYGQRHRVELEVRLRFLDQLKARFPHWAVRLGTDHVLQLPTLGQLSDTALTADKAIEFEASGLPNTFVPGRNLLFFTYAAALAYRRGLSVLVGGMCETDYSGYPDCRDDTLKALQVALGLGLDTRLVIETPLMWIDKAATWRLAHELGGGALVHLVRDCTHTCYLGDHATRHDWGYGCGSCPACELRARGWAQFTTAGP; from the coding sequence ATGCCCCACACCCGCGTCCTCGTCCTCTTCTCCGGCGGCCAGGACTCCGCCACCTGCCTGGCCTGGGCGCTGGACCGGTACGAGCACGTGGAGACCGTCGGCTTCGACTACGGCCAGCGCCACCGCGTGGAGCTGGAGGTGCGCCTGCGCTTTCTGGACCAGCTGAAGGCGCGGTTCCCGCATTGGGCCGTCCGGCTCGGTACCGACCATGTGCTCCAGCTTCCCACCCTGGGCCAGCTGAGCGACACCGCGCTCACCGCCGACAAGGCCATCGAGTTCGAAGCGAGCGGCCTGCCCAACACCTTCGTGCCCGGCCGCAACCTCCTTTTCTTCACCTACGCCGCCGCCCTGGCGTACCGGCGCGGGCTGTCGGTGCTGGTGGGCGGCATGTGCGAGACCGACTACTCCGGTTATCCCGACTGCCGCGACGACACGCTCAAGGCGCTGCAGGTCGCCCTGGGCCTGGGGCTGGACACGCGCCTGGTTATCGAGACGCCGCTGATGTGGATTGACAAGGCCGCCACGTGGCGGCTGGCCCACGAGCTGGGCGGCGGCGCGCTGGTGCACTTGGTGCGCGACTGCACGCACACCTGCTACCTGGGCGACCACGCCACCCGTCACGACTGGGGCTATGGCTGCGGCAGCTGCCCGGCCTGCGAGCTGCGGGCGCGTGGCTGGGCGCAGTTCACCACGGCCGGGCCGTGA
- a CDS encoding enolase C-terminal domain-like protein, translated as MEPLTLRDLQARAVVAPLVRPVRTASGAVEAAPLLLLDVLTDEGITGSAYLFAYTPVVLQPLSVLAGQLAPLLRGQPVVPFTLQQQLERQFRLLGRQGLLGMLLSTLDMACWDALGKAAGQPVVRLLGGQPQPVRAYDSWGLVDPARDAAALERSVAQGFRGIKIKLGGGDLAHDLATVREVRRIVGDGIALMVDYNQSLAPGEAIRRIRALEPFDLEWVEEPVAAEDLQGHAQVRAQSRIPIQTGENWWFARDAERAVSARACDRMMPDLMKIGGITGWLGVMGAAQAASMPVSSHLFIEASAHVLPVTPTCDWLEFMDFGSAVLASPCTLKDGCVSAQGPGLGMVWDEDAVARYRVD; from the coding sequence ATGGAACCCCTCACCCTCCGGGACCTGCAGGCCCGCGCCGTGGTCGCGCCCCTCGTCCGGCCCGTCCGCACGGCGTCGGGCGCGGTCGAGGCCGCGCCGCTGCTGCTGCTGGACGTGCTCACCGACGAGGGCATCACCGGCAGCGCCTACCTGTTCGCCTACACGCCCGTGGTGCTCCAGCCGCTGTCCGTGCTGGCCGGCCAGCTGGCACCGCTTCTGCGCGGCCAGCCGGTGGTGCCGTTCACGCTGCAGCAGCAGCTGGAGCGGCAGTTCCGCCTGCTGGGGCGGCAGGGCCTGCTGGGCATGCTGCTGTCCACCCTGGACATGGCGTGCTGGGACGCCCTGGGCAAGGCCGCCGGGCAACCCGTGGTGCGGCTGCTCGGCGGCCAGCCGCAGCCCGTGCGCGCCTACGACAGCTGGGGCCTGGTCGATCCGGCACGCGACGCCGCGGCGCTGGAGCGCTCGGTGGCGCAGGGCTTTCGCGGCATCAAGATCAAGCTGGGCGGCGGCGACCTGGCCCACGACCTGGCGACCGTCCGCGAGGTGCGGCGCATCGTCGGCGACGGCATCGCGCTGATGGTCGACTACAACCAGAGCCTGGCGCCCGGCGAGGCGATCCGGCGCATCCGCGCGCTGGAGCCGTTCGACCTGGAGTGGGTGGAGGAGCCCGTGGCCGCCGAGGACCTGCAAGGCCATGCGCAGGTGCGGGCGCAGTCGCGCATCCCCATCCAGACCGGCGAGAACTGGTGGTTCGCCCGCGATGCCGAGCGGGCCGTCAGCGCCCGCGCCTGCGACCGCATGATGCCGGACCTGATGAAGATCGGCGGCATCACGGGCTGGCTGGGCGTGATGGGCGCCGCCCAGGCCGCATCCATGCCGGTGTCCAGCCATCTGTTCATCGAGGCCAGCGCCCACGTGCTGCCCGTCACGCCGACCTGCGACTGGCTGGAGTTCATGGACTTCGGCTCGGCGGTCCTGGCGTCGCCCTGCACGCTGAAGGACGGATGCGTGAGCGCGCAGGGCCCCGGGCTGGGAATGGTCTGGGACGAGGACGCGGTCGCCCGCTACCGGGTCGATTGA
- a CDS encoding LysR family transcriptional regulator: MSTPFSYRHLYYFWVVAKEGGVTRAADRLGMAVQTVSAQVRELERALGHALFKPAGRGLALTEAGRAALHQADQIFQLGETLPTLVREAASTPSLRLAVGISDGLPKMAVRHLLDPIIHAPHLRLLCHDGEFDDLLGELALHRLDMVIADRPAPANPSIKLYSHALGASPIAWYAEASLHAKAKKGFPQSLAEVPVLLPTVHTAVRDRLDHWFDRQGIRPRVVGEFEDSALLKTFGASGMGVFPAAALVDDELRQRWRVRHVGDCAGVEEHFIAITSEKKVQHPLLRQLTQPR; the protein is encoded by the coding sequence ATGAGCACCCCGTTCAGCTATCGCCACCTGTACTACTTCTGGGTCGTGGCCAAGGAAGGCGGCGTCACCCGCGCCGCCGACCGGCTGGGCATGGCGGTGCAGACCGTCAGCGCCCAGGTGCGCGAGCTGGAGCGAGCGCTAGGCCATGCCCTGTTCAAGCCGGCCGGCCGCGGCCTGGCGCTGACCGAGGCCGGCCGCGCCGCGCTGCACCAGGCCGACCAGATCTTCCAGCTGGGCGAGACCCTGCCCACCCTGGTGCGCGAGGCGGCCAGCACCCCCAGCCTGCGGCTGGCCGTGGGCATCTCGGACGGCCTGCCCAAGATGGCGGTGCGCCACCTGCTGGACCCCATCATTCACGCGCCGCACCTGCGCCTGCTGTGCCACGACGGCGAGTTCGACGACCTGCTGGGCGAGCTGGCGCTGCACCGCCTGGACATGGTGATCGCCGACCGGCCGGCGCCGGCCAACCCCAGCATCAAGCTGTACAGCCATGCCCTGGGCGCCTCGCCCATCGCCTGGTACGCCGAGGCCTCGCTGCACGCCAAGGCGAAAAAAGGCTTTCCGCAGTCGCTGGCCGAAGTGCCGGTGCTGCTGCCCACCGTCCACACGGCCGTGCGCGACCGCCTCGACCACTGGTTCGACCGGCAGGGCATCCGCCCGCGGGTGGTCGGCGAGTTCGAGGACAGCGCCTTGCTCAAGACCTTCGGCGCCAGCGGCATGGGCGTGTTCCCGGCCGCGGCCCTGGTGGACGACGAGCTGCGCCAGCGCTGGCGGGTGCGCCATGTGGGCGACTGCGCCGGCGTGGAGGAGCATTTCATCGCCATCACCAGCGAGAAAAAGGTCCAGCACCCCCTGCTGCGGCAGCTTACGCAGCCGCGCTGA
- a CDS encoding TerC family protein — protein METIAPLWLWATFTGIVLVSLFVDFVVLRKQGAHEIGVKEALNWSLVWVALSFVFNGLLWWAVKDSTGSNDLATEKSLEFLTGYLIEKSLAVDNIFVFLLIFTYFAVPPAYQKRVLMIGIIGAIVLRTVMILVGGWLLAQFHWILYVFGAFLILTGVKMWWAAGKEPALDENPALKLLRRVLPVSRGFDGEKFFTLENGKRIATPLFMVICMVAFTDVIFAVDSIPAIFAITSDPFIVLTSNIFAILGLRAMYFLLAAVAAKFHLLNYGLAVILVFIGTKMCLIDVYKIPVGVSLGVVVGILALTMWLSVRSAGGQPAER, from the coding sequence ATGGAAACGATCGCACCCCTCTGGCTGTGGGCCACCTTCACCGGCATCGTGCTGGTGTCCCTGTTCGTGGACTTCGTCGTGCTGCGCAAGCAGGGCGCGCACGAGATCGGCGTCAAGGAGGCGCTGAACTGGTCGCTGGTGTGGGTGGCGCTGAGCTTCGTGTTCAACGGCCTGCTGTGGTGGGCGGTGAAGGACAGCACCGGCTCCAACGACCTGGCCACCGAGAAGTCGCTGGAGTTCCTCACCGGCTACCTGATCGAGAAGTCGCTGGCGGTGGACAACATCTTCGTGTTCCTGCTGATCTTCACCTACTTCGCGGTGCCGCCGGCCTACCAGAAGCGGGTGCTGATGATCGGCATCATCGGCGCCATCGTGCTGCGCACGGTGATGATCCTGGTGGGCGGCTGGCTGCTGGCGCAGTTCCACTGGATCCTGTACGTCTTCGGCGCCTTCCTCATCCTCACCGGCGTCAAGATGTGGTGGGCCGCGGGCAAGGAGCCGGCGCTCGACGAGAACCCGGCGCTCAAGCTGCTGCGCCGCGTGCTGCCGGTCAGCCGCGGCTTCGACGGCGAGAAATTCTTCACCCTCGAGAACGGCAAGAGGATCGCCACGCCGCTCTTCATGGTGATCTGCATGGTGGCCTTCACCGACGTGATCTTCGCGGTGGACTCCATCCCCGCCATCTTCGCCATCACGTCCGACCCGTTCATCGTGCTGACCAGCAACATCTTCGCCATCCTGGGCCTGCGCGCCATGTACTTCCTGCTGGCGGCGGTGGCGGCCAAGTTCCATTTGCTCAACTACGGGTTGGCGGTGATCCTGGTGTTCATCGGCACCAAGATGTGCCTGATCGACGTCTACAAGATCCCGGTGGGCGTGTCGCTGGGCGTGGTGGTGGGCATCCTGGCCCTGACCATGTGGCTGAGCGTGCGCAGCGCGGGGGGGCAGCCGGCCGAGCGCTGA
- a CDS encoding NnrU family protein, producing the protein MGVLILGLVLFLGAHSARIVADGWRTRTLVRTGKKAWKGVYSLISLAGLVLIVWGYGLARQQPVVLWTPPRGMNHLAALLMLVSFVLLVAAYVPGNAIRRRLQHPMVLGVKVWALAHLLANGTLADVVLFGAFLVWAVLDFRSARRRPLAGHREASPHPGPGGEGAKTGIAMAGGVVLWAVFAFWAHGWLFGVRPLG; encoded by the coding sequence ATGGGCGTTCTGATCCTGGGCTTGGTGCTGTTCCTGGGTGCGCACTCGGCGCGCATCGTGGCCGACGGCTGGCGCACGCGGACCCTCGTGCGTACCGGCAAGAAGGCGTGGAAGGGCGTGTACTCGCTGATCTCGCTGGCCGGCCTGGTGCTCATCGTCTGGGGCTACGGGCTGGCCCGGCAGCAGCCGGTGGTGCTGTGGACCCCGCCGCGCGGCATGAACCACCTCGCGGCGCTGCTGATGCTGGTGTCCTTCGTGCTGCTGGTGGCGGCCTACGTGCCGGGCAATGCGATCCGCCGGCGGCTGCAGCATCCCATGGTGCTGGGCGTCAAGGTCTGGGCCCTGGCGCACCTGCTGGCCAACGGCACGCTGGCCGACGTGGTGCTGTTCGGCGCTTTCCTGGTGTGGGCGGTGCTGGATTTCCGCTCGGCGCGGCGCCGGCCATTGGCGGGGCATCGGGAGGCCAGCCCTCACCCCGGCCCAGGGGGAGAGGGAGCGAAGACCGGCATCGCGATGGCGGGTGGGGTGGTGCTGTGGGCCGTGTTCGCGTTCTGGGCCCACGGCTGGCTGTTCGGGGTGCGGCCGCTGGGGTGA